Below is a window of Roseivirga misakiensis DNA.
TAGGTTCATAGGCAACTTTGTAACCCTTGGCAGCCACAGACATACTCAAGACAAAGTCTTCAATAAGCGTTCTTTCGTCAATTGGTTGGTATAAATGAGTTCTCATGGCGAAAAGTTCACCTGCTGTGCCGACTAATGTGTTCCATTCTGCGTCGTTTCTCTTCAAAAAAGACTCATATTTCCAGTAGAAACCCTCTCCAGTACCAGCTGCATTATCCGAATCTTTAACAAAGATTCTCTTCTCTCCAGAAACTATCCCAACGCAATTACGCTGAAAATGACTGACTAAGTTTCTTAGACCATCCTTGTTGATCATTACATTGGCATCTGAAAATATGGTGATTCCAGTGCTGATTGAGGACATTACCCTATTAACAGCAGCTATTTTACCAGCCCTCGTTGGTTTGAATTCAAGCTGAATTTCAGGGTGGTTACTAATGAGCTCATTGGCGCTATCGGTGGAACCGTCAGTTACAAAGAGGATATTCAGTTTATCTTTTGGGTAAGACAATGCCAAGGTATTGCTGATTTTATCTTCGATAATCTCTTCCTCGTTATAAGCAGCCACAACAAATGTTACTTCAGGTAAATCGTCGTCAGAAAGTGTAGGAAGAGCGATCCGAGCTTTTTTGATGCTGTTAAAAAAACTGATCAATAGGCCATACCCAACAAAATGATAGCATATGAGAAAGGCAGCAATCCAGAAAATGATTTCCATGTCTTTAAGTTTTAAGGTTTATGCAAAAGGCTTTATTAAATCCTTTCAAGCAAGGTAATCTGTGGAGGGCTCCACTTTCTGCAATTCTGTTTACTGACCGATTAAGTGGGTCAATTGGTGTGATTTCAGGGTTAATTAGAAAATTTGAAATCCAAATCTTTTTTCCATGATACTGTGAGAAAAGGCCTTTTTAAAGGCCCTAGCGTGCTCTTTTTCGCCTTTGATAAAATGCGTGATTAGATTTTTTGGTAGACTGATGAGGATGAAATAAACAGAGAAGAGAATTGATGAACCGCTTCCAGCTTTTTGCATAAAATGCACCCTGTTTCTTGTTTGGTAATAGACTTTTAAAGGACTATTTTTTCCAGTTGAAACAGACTCCTTATGCAAGATGGATACCGTGTTCAAGACCTTTAGAGTATACCCTTTAGACCTTATGATTCTAGACCAATCTAGCTCTTCGTAATAAAGGAAGTAGTCTTCTGGTAGACCACCGCAGTCATCAAGCACGCGTCGTGATATCATAACGGCTGCACCGTGAATATACGGAGTGTCTGATAGTTTAGTCTGAGACGGTTTGCGGATAATCTCGTTTCTTCCTGTAATAGGGTTAATCTCTGTAAACCCCGCAAACTGCACCTCATGGTTATCAAAGAATTTAATAACCGGACTTACGGCACCGATGGACTGGTCTTTAAGCGTATCTAATAAGCCTTCAATTAGGCCATTTTCAATTTCAGTGTCATTGTTTAAGAGTAATAAAAAGTCCCCACTGGCAGCTTCCAGACCTATATTATTGCCCTTGGCAAAGCCTGAATTCTCGGACACATTTATCACTTTCACATCGGGTAGATACATGCTGAAAATATGGCTATCATCTCCCATTTGTCCATTATCGATAATAATCGTTTCTAGGTTAGGGTAGGTCAATTCTCTTATAGAATCTAGTAATTCACAAGTGACTCCAGGCTGCTTATAGTTGACCGTGATAATGCTTACTTTAGGCGTATTCATGATTGTGGTTTTTGTCCAATAACTTGAATGGCGTTCCCCCATTTATTTTGGTGAACGATTCTATCTAAGTGAATTAATCCTTTGGCAAAAGGCAGGGTGATAAGCTGGCCGAGTAACCCGGCTTTCTTCCCTAAATATGCTGCTTCCCAGCCAAAGCGTGAAAGCCAACCGTCGGAGTAAGAGGCGTGAATAATTTTGAATCCATGTGACTTGAAACGCGCTTTTAAGCCTTCCAGGTCATAAATTTGACCAATATGTTCATCCTCGAGCCACTCATGATGATCTTCAAATAATTGTTCTGGAAGAATTGTTTTTTGATCCTTGTTAGGGATTTTCACCAAGAAATAGCCACCTGGTTTGAGTTTATCATAACAAGTTGAAAATGGCATTTCTTCAGGTAAAATATGCTCGAAAACGTCTATTGTGAATATAAAATCGAGTTGCTCTAAATCCGTTGCTTCAACGCTGGAGTTATAGGTGGAAATGTTGTTGATACCTAATCGATCAATGGCTGATTTAACAGTATTGATTCGTTGTTTATCGATGTCTAAAGCATGCAGTTTAGCTTTAGGCAATGCTTCGGCTAAGCTCAGGGCGTATTCTCCATATCCGGTTCCCAAATCCAAAACGCTCCCGCTTTCAGGTAATTCAATGCTATTCACAAGTTTCCTGAAAACTGTGAAACGCGCATAGTTCCCGATATTGGAATAGCCGAATGTACTCTTAAAAATATTCGCCAGAACAGGGTACTTTTTAAGTCTCGTGCTAGTGAATACCTGCGCTGTACCAAAAGTTAATTCCATGATATTGATTTTAAATTAGATCCTTGACCTCTTAGTGCCTGCCAAACATCTTTAATTGGTTTAATCGAAGCGTAATGTTTGATTCTAAATTGACCAATAATGGTCGTGATAATAATGCTCAGTGTTGTAGCGATCGCGGCCCCAATAACTCCATAAATTGGTATCAGCAAGAGATTGACACTGATGTTAATCATCAAGCTAATTGTTAACATATTGAAGTTGATTTTTGGCTTTCCGATTGCGTCAAGTGTAAGCCCAAATACTCTACCCCAAGGCTTGAATACAATGCCTAAACTCAGTACTATAATGAGTTGAGAAGAGTCCATGTATTCGCCTGATGATAAGAGGTTTATGATTTGACTGTTGAACATGATAACTGTAATGGTTATTGGGATTACGCATACTAATAACCTGATTATCGCTAGACCATATTCTTTATTTAGATCGTTGGAGTTGTTTGTATGATAACTTGCCGATAACCTAGGATAAATGACCTGTGACAAGGCATGTAGGGGAAGTTCGGCGTAGTTCGTAATTTTTGTTGCAAAATGAAACAATGCTACGGAAACTGGATCTAGAAAAAACGCGATCATAAGTATATCCGCCTTATGAAATAGAATAGATAGCATGTTTGTGCCAGCTGAATACTTGCCAAAGTCAAGTAGTCTTTTGAATTCAGATTTCTTGGGGATTTTTAGAGATAAATCGCTTTTGTATAGAAAGTAAGCAACGGGTAATACTAAGGATACCAATTGAGCTTTTATGACTTCTGTTAAGCTTATAGTCTCTGATGTTTGATTTAGAAATACAATAGAAAGAACAAGGCAACCCAAATAAATCAAATTCACGATGAGGTAATCCTTGAACCGAAAACTCGCTTGACAAAGCGTACTAATGAATTGCATAGTGCCCAACATAAGCAGAGTCTTCCATAGATGAGGCAAGATTTCTATTAACGCTGAGGGGTTTGGCCAGAGAAGTGATGCGATGAATGCTGAAGTGCTTATTAATACAATGAGTCCATAGTTTAAGCAAAATCCAGTGTTGACAAGTGACTTATTTTGGGGTGATTTAATCAAAAGCCTCGCCAGTCCATTATTCACCATACCTTGTCGAATGGCATCGGCTATCGAAACTATGGTCATGTAAAGTGCCCAGATGCCATAAAGGTCTTGGCTGATCTTATTTATCAAGAGTACAAACAACAAGAAATTTGACAGCAAAAAGGCGATTTGGCCTCCAAACGAAAAGATAGAGTGCTGTAAATACTTACTATTTCTAATTCGCTCTAACATTAACTTGCAATTTTATTGTAAGCCTGGATTGTGTTTTCGGCGATCTGGCTCCAAGTGTACTGTTTCAATACGTTTGACTGTCCTACGCGTCCCATTCGCTCTGCAATGGATGGGTTTTTGGCCATAAATTCCATGGCATTGATAAATTCTTGAGGTTTGTTCGCTTGACATAGAATACCATTGCGTCTGTCAGTCACAGTTTCTCTTATAGCGGGTATATCAGAAGCGATCACAGGAATGGCATGTGCATTGGCTTCTAGGAGTACTATACCTTGTGTTTCATAATGACTCGGAAGTATTAGGGCTTGATAATTAGGGATAAGCCGATGAATCTCCTCATTAGAGCGTTCACCAAGTAACCTCACCTGATTTTCGAGCCCATATTCCTTAATCAGAACTGAGATTTTATCAAATTCATGACCCAATCCGATGATGTCTAAAGAAATATCACTCGAACCGTAAGCCATTTGCTCAACGATTTTACTAACGCCTTTAACAGGGTGAAGCCGACCAATAAAGAGAAACCTTTTCGCAGTATTTGCGACGTCTTTAGCCGTAATGTGCTTTGCTGCAACACCATTTGGTATAATCTCTAAAGGTTTATTCACACGTAGGTTTTGCACCTGATCCTTTAGCGATTTACTTACTGAAATGTTAAGTCTGGTGGCATAGAGGAGCCGCTTTTCAATCCATTTGGTAACCGTCGTGTGTAGATTACGATTAATGGCATACCATGGTCTGTTCTGGTTTTCAAGATCAATGAGCCCATGAACCGTGTTGACTAGTTTGTGATGCACCTCTTTTACTAAAAATAGGAGGTATCCACTTCGCCCTTGACTATGTATGATGTCAAAACCTTCATGGTTTTCGTGTATCCAGTTTTTCGCCGTCCAGTTGAAAGAGAATTCTTCAGCCAAATAACTTATCGGTTTTATGTATCTACCAGGAAAGTAAGGCAGGCTAGTTATTTCTATGCCCTCTTTTACCAAACGGCTCTCTTTGCTTCGATACGCTCCGCCACTAAGTATTGAAACACGGTGTCCTTTCTCAGTCAGTGCCTTGGCCAACTGCCAAGTGTGGGTTTGAATTCCACCTTTGAATTGCCAAGGAAGTGTTTTGCAAATCAGTAAGATATTCAATTGACTTTGGTTCATCTTTTCTTTCGTTTAGCTTTTAGTTTTTTTGCTTTAGCCATTTCCTTTTTAGAGTTCATAGCACCTATGATCAGCGCCATTAGGGCAATTGGCAATACCAATGGCCACGGCATTCCTTGAAAAATCATGAGCTGACTAGTTTATGTTGCGTATGTAGAAATTGAGTTTTTGAAGCTTTCATAAACCCGATTGCTCGAATAGCTCCCCACGTCAATTTTGGAATAGATCTCAAAATCGTAATTGTATTTTTTGCTAATTCCTGACTTGGCAAGACCATCAAATAGGAGGTAAGTGTTGCGCTCAAACCGAAAATAGAAAGTGTGGTTAGTGCCAATGAGTTGATCAAAATAGCATATGCTATAGCGCAAAATAGTAGCATTGGCGCTAAAACTCTTGGGGGCAAGGCTAGCTGCATTACTTTATGGAAATGATCCATATTCCCTTGGCTCAAGGATAGTAATGCCGATTTAAGTGATTTGAAGAAGAAGCTGTATTGAGCTTGTAGCCATCTTCCACGTTGTTTGGCAAAAGCCTGTGTGTTTGATACTTTTTCATCAAATACGATGATATCCTGTGCGTATTTAATATGCACGCCTTGCTTCGTGAGTGCAAGCTCTAGCTCTTTGTCGAATCCGCCAATTGCCTCTAGTTGAAAGATGAGCGACTTGAACAGGTGATAGTCGAAGACCATACCTGAGCCTGATAGTTTGGATGAAAAACCCAAACGATTAGCACCCTTACACAACATTTCGGTATTGGCTGCCTCCGATAAACCATCCATTAAGGCGACTGATGTTTGCGCATTAGCGGCAGCACGCAGACCTTGGATTGCATCAAACCCACAGCTTAAATAATGACTCGCTTTGAAAAGCAAATTCATATTCACCACGTTATCTGCGTCCAAGATTATTACACCTTCATAGGCGTTTTCATACTTGGCTATGGCAGCCTGTAGCGATTTCACCTTAGTGCTTTTTTCAAAGTTTACTTTTAAAACCTCGGCGCCTAAAGCGCTAAGCTTGTCGTTGGTACTTTCCTTTAAGCCATCGCTGATCACCACATAATCGAAATGAGTTTTAGGATACTTGTACCTCAAATTCATGTTACGTTTGGTGGATCTTATAATGACACTGTCTTCTTGATAGGCTGGAACTAATACCAACATTTTTCTCTTCCTTCCATCAAATTTGCAGATGGGTTTGGCTTTTCTTTTGGATGCCACAGCGAGTAATAGATGATAGCAGCCACTAGCCGATAAGTAGGCGATTATAACTGTTGCGATGATGAATGTAATAGTGCTCATAACTCATTATTTATAAGTTTAAATCTAGTTTTTGATTCAGCGCAGATCGGCTTATTCCGATCGCTGACTATAATTAGGAGGTGGGCTGTAACGAATAATCGATAAATGGAAATAAGGCTATTTAGCCTTTCTGGTGAGGATAAATATGAAAGGGATCATCATATTTGTAATCGGCCCTGTTGGCATTTGCCCTAATACTTGATTGCCATAACTGGCAAAAATCACTCCAACGAACGCGGCATAAAAAGCAATCGCATGGGACTTTTCTCTGGAGTCTTTCATTCGCATAATACGATGGCCTCCTTTGCCTAAAATGTAAGCCAAAATGATTAAATGGAGTGTAAGACCTACGGTTCCCGTTTCTGCCCATATTTTCACATACCAACTATCAGTAGCCGTATTGGCCATCAATGATTCTGGGTTAAACCTAGCCCCCCAAAAACCTGCTGTACCTACACCACCACCAAAAGGTTTGTTAGCCAAGTACCTTCCGAAAGTCTTTTGATTGTCTAACCGGACACTCAGAGATTTATTATTGGGGTCTAGCGCGGTGCGCATACGGCGTACTTGTTCTACACCTTGAAACAGAAAGGTATACTTTAGGATACAAAACACGATCATGATAGCGCTGAACCCAGCGACCAGTATTTTGAAATTCTTGACCAGAATAAGGTATGCAATTCCTCCAGCTAAGGGCACCATTAACGCACCTCTTGTACCAGAAATGGCAAAACCAAGGAAAAATGTAATCCCAAGGATTAGATATTTTGTTTTGGTAGTTTTCATAAATGGCCCCATAAATAGTATACCACATACTAGGGCCATCATGGCTTGAGATGCACCAAAGGCTCCCGCATCGGAGTAGTAGGAAAAGACCCTTAATACACCATGTA
It encodes the following:
- a CDS encoding glycosyltransferase family 2 protein, whose amino-acid sequence is MEIIFWIAAFLICYHFVGYGLLISFFNSIKKARIALPTLSDDDLPEVTFVVAAYNEEEIIEDKISNTLALSYPKDKLNILFVTDGSTDSANELISNHPEIQLEFKPTRAGKIAAVNRVMSSISTGITIFSDANVMINKDGLRNLVSHFQRNCVGIVSGEKRIFVKDSDNAAGTGEGFYWKYESFLKRNDAEWNTLVGTAGELFAMRTHLYQPIDERTLIEDFVLSMSVAAKGYKVAYEPNAIALETASASVEEEQKRKIRISAGGIQAVLKLAYLLNFFKYGRLTFQYVSHRVLRWTVIPIAILMVLVFNFLLADEHWAYELLLRLQLICYLLAFAGYILRNAEVKLKFLHTPYYFLFMQICVVLGWFKYFSGKQKVTWEKAKRAQMASA
- a CDS encoding glycosyltransferase family 2 protein encodes the protein MNTPKVSIITVNYKQPGVTCELLDSIRELTYPNLETIIIDNGQMGDDSHIFSMYLPDVKVINVSENSGFAKGNNIGLEAASGDFLLLLNNDTEIENGLIEGLLDTLKDQSIGAVSPVIKFFDNHEVQFAGFTEINPITGRNEIIRKPSQTKLSDTPYIHGAAVMISRRVLDDCGGLPEDYFLYYEELDWSRIIRSKGYTLKVLNTVSILHKESVSTGKNSPLKVYYQTRNRVHFMQKAGSGSSILFSVYFILISLPKNLITHFIKGEKEHARAFKKAFSHSIMEKRFGFQIF
- a CDS encoding class I SAM-dependent methyltransferase, whose amino-acid sequence is MELTFGTAQVFTSTRLKKYPVLANIFKSTFGYSNIGNYARFTVFRKLVNSIELPESGSVLDLGTGYGEYALSLAEALPKAKLHALDIDKQRINTVKSAIDRLGINNISTYNSSVEATDLEQLDFIFTIDVFEHILPEEMPFSTCYDKLKPGGYFLVKIPNKDQKTILPEQLFEDHHEWLEDEHIGQIYDLEGLKARFKSHGFKIIHASYSDGWLSRFGWEAAYLGKKAGLLGQLITLPFAKGLIHLDRIVHQNKWGNAIQVIGQKPQS
- a CDS encoding oligosaccharide flippase family protein, whose protein sequence is MLERIRNSKYLQHSIFSFGGQIAFLLSNFLLFVLLINKISQDLYGIWALYMTIVSIADAIRQGMVNNGLARLLIKSPQNKSLVNTGFCLNYGLIVLISTSAFIASLLWPNPSALIEILPHLWKTLLMLGTMQFISTLCQASFRFKDYLIVNLIYLGCLVLSIVFLNQTSETISLTEVIKAQLVSLVLPVAYFLYKSDLSLKIPKKSEFKRLLDFGKYSAGTNMLSILFHKADILMIAFFLDPVSVALFHFATKITNYAELPLHALSQVIYPRLSASYHTNNSNDLNKEYGLAIIRLLVCVIPITITVIMFNSQIINLLSSGEYMDSSQLIIVLSLGIVFKPWGRVFGLTLDAIGKPKINFNMLTISLMINISVNLLLIPIYGVIGAAIATTLSIIITTIIGQFRIKHYASIKPIKDVWQALRGQGSNLKSISWN
- a CDS encoding glycosyltransferase family 4 protein → MNQSQLNILLICKTLPWQFKGGIQTHTWQLAKALTEKGHRVSILSGGAYRSKESRLVKEGIEITSLPYFPGRYIKPISYLAEEFSFNWTAKNWIHENHEGFDIIHSQGRSGYLLFLVKEVHHKLVNTVHGLIDLENQNRPWYAINRNLHTTVTKWIEKRLLYATRLNISVSKSLKDQVQNLRVNKPLEIIPNGVAAKHITAKDVANTAKRFLFIGRLHPVKGVSKIVEQMAYGSSDISLDIIGLGHEFDKISVLIKEYGLENQVRLLGERSNEEIHRLIPNYQALILPSHYETQGIVLLEANAHAIPVIASDIPAIRETVTDRRNGILCQANKPQEFINAMEFMAKNPSIAERMGRVGQSNVLKQYTWSQIAENTIQAYNKIAS
- a CDS encoding glycosyltransferase, which codes for MSTITFIIATVIIAYLSASGCYHLLLAVASKRKAKPICKFDGRKRKMLVLVPAYQEDSVIIRSTKRNMNLRYKYPKTHFDYVVISDGLKESTNDKLSALGAEVLKVNFEKSTKVKSLQAAIAKYENAYEGVIILDADNVVNMNLLFKASHYLSCGFDAIQGLRAAANAQTSVALMDGLSEAANTEMLCKGANRLGFSSKLSGSGMVFDYHLFKSLIFQLEAIGGFDKELELALTKQGVHIKYAQDIIVFDEKVSNTQAFAKQRGRWLQAQYSFFFKSLKSALLSLSQGNMDHFHKVMQLALPPRVLAPMLLFCAIAYAILINSLALTTLSIFGLSATLTSYLMVLPSQELAKNTITILRSIPKLTWGAIRAIGFMKASKTQFLHTQHKLVSS
- a CDS encoding O-antigen ligase family protein, encoding MKHRDFNIDILAIRQGAQKINSGFGILILLVIIALSFFAIKVMGLAGGLIVLALPIALTSLSIIWKNPKYGVWGALIMGFLSTGLTRYLPGPWGLSIDILLVLSWLVVLLNKDVRVKWKHVKQDIVWLTVIWMGYILFQSVNPAGNGLIAWFYAMRGIGFYQFLTVPLIFLLFRKPKDIHQFINCILLLSLLGTIWGFKQQILGVDAAEYHWLYVEEHHEEHILHGVLRVFSYYSDAGAFGASQAMMALVCGILFMGPFMKTTKTKYLILGITFFLGFAISGTRGALMVPLAGGIAYLILVKNFKILVAGFSAIMIVFCILKYTFLFQGVEQVRRMRTALDPNNKSLSVRLDNQKTFGRYLANKPFGGGVGTAGFWGARFNPESLMANTATDSWYVKIWAETGTVGLTLHLIILAYILGKGGHRIMRMKDSREKSHAIAFYAAFVGVIFASYGNQVLGQMPTGPITNMMIPFIFILTRKAK